A genomic stretch from Engraulis encrasicolus isolate BLACKSEA-1 chromosome 10, IST_EnEncr_1.0, whole genome shotgun sequence includes:
- the hck gene encoding tyrosine-protein kinase HCK, which translates to MGCVGSKKEADAGGKALGSDDSSSRTQPTHYVKDPTAGTKANRTNSSMPSSSGDGPENIAISLYDYEAIYEGDLGFKKGDKLKILEESGAWWKARLISSGQEGFIPSNYVAKDTLETEEWFFKGVSRKDAERQLLASGNKVGSFMIRDSETTKGSYSLSVRDSDAHSADTVKHYKIRTLDNGGFYISPRITFCTLQELVGHYKNQSDGLCQSLTNPCISPKPQKPWEKDAWEIPRESLKLDRRLGAGQFGEVWMATYNKHTKVAVKTMKPGTMSVEAFLMEANLMKTLQHDKLVRLNAVVTKEEPIYIITEYMEKGSLLDFLKSDEGNRVQLPKLIDFCAQIAEGMAYIERMNYIHRDLRAANILVSKTLVCKIADFGLARIIEDNEYTAREGAKFPIKWTAPEAINYGSFTIKSDVWSFGILLMEIISYGRTPYPGMTNPEVIRSLERGYRMQRPDSCPQELYDIMLECWKNKPEDRPTFEYLQSVLEDFYTATESQYQQQP; encoded by the exons ATGGGCTGTGTGGGCTCCAAGAAGGAGGCGGATGCCGGGGGCAAGGCCCTGGGCAGCGATGACTCCTCCAGCCGTACACAGCCGACACACTATGTCAAAGACCCCACAGCCGGCACCAAAGCA AACAGAACCAACTCCAGTATGCCCTCTTCCAGCGGGGATG GTCCAGAGAACATCGCCATTTCACTGTACGACTACGAGGCCATCTATGAAGGAGACCTGGGCTTCAAGAAGGGAGACAAGCTCAAGATCCTTGAGGA GTCAGGCGCATGGTGGAAAGCACGACTGATCAGCAGCGGCCAAGAGGGCTTCATCCCCAGCAACTATGTGGCCAAAGACACTCTGGAGACAGAGGA GTGGTTCTTCAAGGGAGTGAGCAGGAAGGATGCAGAGAGGCAGCTTCTGGCCTCAGGCAACAAAGTCGGCTCCTTCATGATCAGGGACAGTGAGACCACTAAAG GCAGCTACTCTCTGTCGGTGAGGGACAGCGATGCCCACTCGGCGGACACGGTCAAGCATTACAAGATCCGCACCTTGGACAACGGAGGCTTCTACATCTCCCCCCGCATCACCTTCTGCACCTTGCAAGAGCTGGTCGGCCACTATAAGA accaATCTGATGGCCTGTGCCAGTCCCTGACCAACCCCTGCATCAGCCCTAAGCCCCAGAAGCCGTGGGAGAAGGATGCCTGGGAGATCCCCAGGGAGTCCCTCAAGCTGGACAGGAGGCTGGGAGCAGGCCAGTTCGGAGAGGTCTGGATGG CCACGTATAACAAGCACACCAAGGTGGCGGTGAAGACCATGAAGCCTGGCACCATGTCGGTGGAGGCCTTCCTGATGGAGGCCAACCTGATGAAGACGCTGCAGCACGACAAGCTGGTGCGCCTGAACGCCGTCGTCACCAAGGAGGAGCCCATCTACATCATCACCGAGTACATGGagaaag GCAGTTTACTGGACTTCCTCAAGAGCGATGAAGGTAATCGAGTCCAACTTCCAAAGCTCATCGACTTCTGTGCTCAG ATTGCAGAGGGCATGGCGTACATCGAGAGGATGAACTACATCCACAGGGATCTACGTGCAGCCAACATCCTGGTCTCCAAGACGCTGGTGTGCAAGATCGCCGACTTCGGGCTGGCTCGCATCATAGAGGACAATGAGTACACAGCCAGAGAAG GCGCCAAATTCCCCATCAAGTGGACCGCACCAGAGGCCATCAACTATGGCTCCTTCACCATCAAGTCAGACGTGTGGTCCTTTGGCATCCTGCTCATGGAGATCATCAGCTACGGACGTACCCCTTATCCAG GCATGACAAACCCGGAGGTGATCCGCTCCCTGGAGAGGGGCTACCGTATGCAGCGTCCGGACTCGTGCCCTCAGGAGCTGTACGACATCATGCTGGAGTGCTGGAAGAATAAGCCAGAAGACCGGCCCACCTTCGAGTACCTGCAGAGCGTCCTGGAGGACTTCTACACGGCCACAGAGAGCCAGTACCAGCAGCAGCCATGA